A genomic stretch from Theobroma cacao cultivar B97-61/B2 chromosome 4, Criollo_cocoa_genome_V2, whole genome shotgun sequence includes:
- the LOC18601813 gene encoding probable galacturonosyltransferase 9 isoform X2, whose protein sequence is MHRTFLALNSDPLKTRLDLIHKQANDHITLVKAYSACARKLKLEISRQLKMFDDLAKNFSDLTSKPSYKSSLFETSGNLDEDVLRQFEKEVKDRVKFARLLIAESKENYDNQLKIQKLKDTIFAVNELLGKAKKNGAFASLIAAKSIPKSLHCLAMRLVEERISHPEKYKEDLPKAEFEDPSLYHYAIFSDNVIAVSVVVRSVVKNAEEPSKHVFHVVTDRMNVAAMKVWFRMRPVEGGAHVEVKAVEDYDFLSSSYVPVVRQIESANVQMENATKEGSNMKFRNPNYMPMLNHLRFYLPEMYPKLHKILLLDDDVVVQKDLTGLWKIDLAGKVNGAVETCFGSFHRFSQYLNFSHPLIKERFNPKACAWAYGMNIFDLDAWRREKCTETYHNWQNLNEDRTLWKLGTLPPGLITFYSLTKSLDKSWHVLGLGYNPSISMDEINNAAVIHYNGNMKPWLDIAMNQYKNLWTKYVDNDMEFVQMCNFGV, encoded by the exons ATGCACAGAACATTTCTGGCATTGAACTCAGACCCTCTCAAAACAAGGTTAGATTTGATACACAAGCAAGCCAATGATCACATAACACTAGTGAAAGCCTATTCAGCTTGTGCAAGGAAACTAAAGCTTgaaatttcaagacaattaaaaatgtttgatgatttggcgAAGAATTTCTCCGATCTTACTTCAAAACCAAGTTATAAATCCTCTTTGTTTGAAACCAGTGGTAATTTAGATGAGGATGTTTTGAGGCAGTTTGagaaagaagtgaaagatagagTGAAATTTGCTAGGTTGTTGATAGCTGAATCTAAAGAGAATTATGATAATCAGTTGAAAATTCAGAAGTTGAAAGATACTATTTTTGCAGTTAATGAATTGTTAGGTAAGGCAAAAAAGAATGGAGCCTTTGCAAGCTTGATTGCTGCTAAATCGATTCCTAAGAGTTTGCATTGCTTGGCAATGAGGCTTGTGGAGGAAAGGATTTCACATCCGGAGAAGTATAAGGAAGACTTGCCTAAGGCTGAGTTTGAGGATCCTAGTTTGTATCATTATGCTATATTTTCAGATAATGTGATTGCGGTTTCTGTGGTGGTTAGATCTGTGGTGAAGAATGCTGAGGAGCCTTCGAAACATGTATTCCATGTGGTGACAGATAGAATGAATGTGGCTGCAATGAAAGTTTGGTTCAGAATGAGGCCCGTGGAAGGGGGTGCTCATGTGGAGGTGAAGGCAGTGGAAGATTATGATTTCTTGAGTTCCTCGTATGTGCCTGTGGTGAGGCAGATCGAGTCTGCTAATGTGCAGATGGAGAATGCAACCAAAGAAGGAAGTAACATGAAGTTTAGGAATCCCAACTATATGCCAATGTTGAATCACCTTAGGTTTTATTTGCCTGAGATGTACCCAAAATTGCATAAGATTTTGCTCTTAGATGATGATGTTGTGGTTCAGAAGGACTTGACGGGGTTGTGGAAGATAGATTTGGCCGGAAAGGTGAATGGGGCTGTTGAGACCTGCTTTGGTTCTTTTCACCGTTTCTCTCAGTATTTGAACTTTTCACATCCTCTCATTAAGGAGAGGTTTAACCCTAAGGCTTGTGCTTGGGCTTACGGGATGAATATTTTTGATCTTGATGCCTGGAGGCGTGAGAAATGTACAGAAACATATCACAACTGGCAGAACTTG AATGAGGATCGGACTCTGTGGAAATTGGGTACTCTTCCGCCTGGCCTGATCACCTTCTACTCATTGACAAAATCACTGGACAAATCCTGGCACGTGCTTGGGCTTGGATACAATCCAAGCATTAGCATGGATGAGATCAATAATGCTGCAGTCATTCATTATAATGGAAACATGAAACCCTGGCTAGATATTGCTATGAACCAATACAAGAATCTCTGGACTAAATATGTGGATAATGATATGGAGTTTGTGCAGATGTGCAATTTTGGAGTATAG
- the LOC18601813 gene encoding probable galacturonosyltransferase 9 isoform X1 yields the protein MAVAVRGSRGGGSGGGGAGFRSLFSYRIFVSAMFSLLFVATLSVLLTSHPSTTHHHSRLPSGGNAYMHRTFLALNSDPLKTRLDLIHKQANDHITLVKAYSACARKLKLEISRQLKMFDDLAKNFSDLTSKPSYKSSLFETSGNLDEDVLRQFEKEVKDRVKFARLLIAESKENYDNQLKIQKLKDTIFAVNELLGKAKKNGAFASLIAAKSIPKSLHCLAMRLVEERISHPEKYKEDLPKAEFEDPSLYHYAIFSDNVIAVSVVVRSVVKNAEEPSKHVFHVVTDRMNVAAMKVWFRMRPVEGGAHVEVKAVEDYDFLSSSYVPVVRQIESANVQMENATKEGSNMKFRNPNYMPMLNHLRFYLPEMYPKLHKILLLDDDVVVQKDLTGLWKIDLAGKVNGAVETCFGSFHRFSQYLNFSHPLIKERFNPKACAWAYGMNIFDLDAWRREKCTETYHNWQNLNEDRTLWKLGTLPPGLITFYSLTKSLDKSWHVLGLGYNPSISMDEINNAAVIHYNGNMKPWLDIAMNQYKNLWTKYVDNDMEFVQMCNFGV from the exons ATGGCTGTGGCTGTCAGGGGATCTCGAGGTGGCGGATCAGGCGGAGGTGGAGCTGGTTTCCGTAGCTTGTTTTCTTATAGGATATTTGTCTCAGCCATGTTTTCGCTTCTCTTCGTGGCCACTCTCTCCGTTCTCCTCACTTCTCATCCTTCTACAACTCATCACCACTCT AGGCTTCCAAGTGGTGGAAATGCTTACATGCACAGAACATTTCTGGCATTGAACTCAGACCCTCTCAAAACAAGGTTAGATTTGATACACAAGCAAGCCAATGATCACATAACACTAGTGAAAGCCTATTCAGCTTGTGCAAGGAAACTAAAGCTTgaaatttcaagacaattaaaaatgtttgatgatttggcgAAGAATTTCTCCGATCTTACTTCAAAACCAAGTTATAAATCCTCTTTGTTTGAAACCAGTGGTAATTTAGATGAGGATGTTTTGAGGCAGTTTGagaaagaagtgaaagatagagTGAAATTTGCTAGGTTGTTGATAGCTGAATCTAAAGAGAATTATGATAATCAGTTGAAAATTCAGAAGTTGAAAGATACTATTTTTGCAGTTAATGAATTGTTAGGTAAGGCAAAAAAGAATGGAGCCTTTGCAAGCTTGATTGCTGCTAAATCGATTCCTAAGAGTTTGCATTGCTTGGCAATGAGGCTTGTGGAGGAAAGGATTTCACATCCGGAGAAGTATAAGGAAGACTTGCCTAAGGCTGAGTTTGAGGATCCTAGTTTGTATCATTATGCTATATTTTCAGATAATGTGATTGCGGTTTCTGTGGTGGTTAGATCTGTGGTGAAGAATGCTGAGGAGCCTTCGAAACATGTATTCCATGTGGTGACAGATAGAATGAATGTGGCTGCAATGAAAGTTTGGTTCAGAATGAGGCCCGTGGAAGGGGGTGCTCATGTGGAGGTGAAGGCAGTGGAAGATTATGATTTCTTGAGTTCCTCGTATGTGCCTGTGGTGAGGCAGATCGAGTCTGCTAATGTGCAGATGGAGAATGCAACCAAAGAAGGAAGTAACATGAAGTTTAGGAATCCCAACTATATGCCAATGTTGAATCACCTTAGGTTTTATTTGCCTGAGATGTACCCAAAATTGCATAAGATTTTGCTCTTAGATGATGATGTTGTGGTTCAGAAGGACTTGACGGGGTTGTGGAAGATAGATTTGGCCGGAAAGGTGAATGGGGCTGTTGAGACCTGCTTTGGTTCTTTTCACCGTTTCTCTCAGTATTTGAACTTTTCACATCCTCTCATTAAGGAGAGGTTTAACCCTAAGGCTTGTGCTTGGGCTTACGGGATGAATATTTTTGATCTTGATGCCTGGAGGCGTGAGAAATGTACAGAAACATATCACAACTGGCAGAACTTG AATGAGGATCGGACTCTGTGGAAATTGGGTACTCTTCCGCCTGGCCTGATCACCTTCTACTCATTGACAAAATCACTGGACAAATCCTGGCACGTGCTTGGGCTTGGATACAATCCAAGCATTAGCATGGATGAGATCAATAATGCTGCAGTCATTCATTATAATGGAAACATGAAACCCTGGCTAGATATTGCTATGAACCAATACAAGAATCTCTGGACTAAATATGTGGATAATGATATGGAGTTTGTGCAGATGTGCAATTTTGGAGTATAG